The genomic region CgcactgtgcaggaggtcaggctagatgatcatgatgtcccttctggccttaaagtctatgaaccTATGAGTCTAAACCATTTTATCTTTCAACTACTAAATCTAGCCTCACAAGAGAGTCAGGATTTCTTCAAATTTAGTGGGATTGATGTTAGCATCAAAGCTTTACTGAACACATATTTCCTGCATTAGACCAGGTTTGTATGCCCTGCTTCCTCATCTTCTTAGACCAAACTCTCCCTCTAATGCATAAGTAGACTTCTCACGTAAGTCCATGAGTTCACAAACATGTAGGAGTACATGGCTCCAATTTATTTAACATCATTGGTGACTAGAGACAGTTTGCTGAAGGGGAAAAAGAATGGTTAAAGGAATATAAAAAAAGCACCCTACAGATTCACCCTCTGGCCAAAACACATCAGTGTTCTAAGTAGATTTATCCCATTACATGAATTAAGACTCCAGTCCAAAGATGCTAAAGTTAAAGATGGAACAATAATATTTTTCCAAGAAAATAAAGACATATTCCCAATACATTGTTTCAATTTTAATCATCAGGTTTTGatttaatctgaacaaaaataCATTAGATGCTTTGATTTTTAACTGATCTGAAATTATTACAAATACAAATATATCAATTGCATAGCAGCATTAAAACCAATGAGAACAAAAACAGAACCAAAACTGCTTTTATCAGATCTCACACTGAACAGCAATATGCAACATAATACACAACCCCACTGTAAGCTATTCACCATAAACCAggtacaaaaaaccccaaacaaactgaTATTCCCCAAGACACAGCCCTTCAGAATAGGGTGCAGAATACCAACTGCTACATTTTGGTACTAAAGTGCACTGTACTAAAAGGAGAGGTGCTTTCAATGCAATCTGAACTGGGCTAACTTTTTAAAGTGGTTTTCAATAAGATTTATTCTACTTACTTGCAATAGTGTTTAAGAGTAAACATGATTCCTCACATAGTTTTAAATAGAGCAGAAGTATGAGGCACAGACATTTCACAATGCAAGCTAATGACTCTATCCAAGAGAAATATGTAGCCTGCAGACTTCTTCAGGGGAAAGGTGTCCCTGCGGCACATGGCCCAAAGTAACAACTTCCTTCCACACATAGAAGAGGGTGGGGGAACTAAGAGAAAGGAGTTCCCTTCCACCTAGGCACTGTAACTCCTCCTGCTGGGTCAGTTCTCCTTGTTctctcctagagctgtgcagccTATGGGAGTTATCCTATTAACCCCCTGGGCAGCCTCTAGATAGGGAAAGGGCCAACTCCCTCACATACCTAGGAATTAGGTTAAGAACAGCAGCTGCATGCTCCCAGTGTCCCCTAAATCACATTTCCCGCTGCAGATTGTTGTTGGGGAGTTTCCCCTGGGGGCTAATAGGATAATGGAGAAAAGTGCAGAAACGTCTTTCATCTCTGGCTGGCAGCTTTGTTTCAGAGCTGAAGACAAAACTACTTCAGGTCCCACAGCTCTTAACATTCTTCCCAGGAGGAGGTGAATATGGCTGGTTCACACCCTGAAATGATAACTATTCACATGAATCCTGTCAGgttaagaaatattttttaaaaacaacaccacGTGATTGACTTAATGGATTTGTGTTTGTGTTAGGGTCGTCTGGGAAATATTGTGTATGGGCCACACATTCCCTTCCAgcctgcacatgctcagtagagcaaCCCAAAAGACAAGCAACTTTTGAAGTGCAGCCACAGAATTGGTGACTTTGCGGAAGGGCCACAGAAGGAAAATAAAGGGACGCTGGCATTCTACATGGGTAGGACAAAGGTTTTTTGAGGATTCCCCCACCTGGGTGCCGAGAGGGAGTCTCCTTCACAatttccagccccctccctccgcctTCAATAGCGGCACAATCAGCTTCCAACCATTCTGATGGTGGTTGCCATGTTACTGACTTTCATAATGTATATCAGAGCAACAGGTTAATGCTGCTTATTTTCTGATGTGTTTCTAGTGCATTATCACTGCAGTAATGCTTCAAGCAGTATTTTTGCCTCGTGGGTAGTCCGTTAAGGAGGGAGATCCTGCTGTTCTTTGGCTCCTCCACTCACCCAAGTAACAGAAATACTTATATTTCTAAAGAAAGGGACATGAGATCCTTTAGCTAAACATTAAAGATGCCCCAGTTATGGCCAACGTAGACTTTCATATAGACCAGTCATCTACTATGTTAGAACACCACCAGTTAGAATTAGAAATAATGTTACAATTTCACATGCGCTGCATGGAAATCTATGAGAGTGTTTCAGCAGGAGACAAACATGTTTCCTCTTCATCTAACACTACGTTCTTCCGTCTGGAGAGGGACAACATTGACTTCATAATTGCCAAAGAAATCCTGACAAGGATGCGCAGGGCAAGGAAAGCAAAGGGGACTACAATCTGCATGATGTGAAAAATCGCTGTGCTGAACTTACTTAACAAGCAGGTTAGAAAGAAGGCCCCCAGGCTGACACAAGGGTAGAGAGCAAGCTTAGCAAACATAAAAGCATGTTCCTTGCCGCCATACCTCGCCAAAGGATGCAAGGTTTCCCTTTCGTGGAACAGAGCTGTGATCCATATAGCAAACTGAAAGATGCTGGCAAAGAAAGTGATTACACAGCTGACCTGAATAGCTTCTATTTCATTGTGAGACTTCTCTGCAAATTCACTGGTCAGCTGGTAAGCGAGAGGAAGCCCTCCAATGAAAGCCAATGAAAATGTGTTGAGCAGTCCCATAAATCGAGTTGTTTTTGTTATGTAAAGAAAGAGCGAGTGGTGGACAAACCAGAGAAGACCAGTTGTTACAAAGGAGGCAAAGTAGGCAAGGAAGTTTGGTCCATATTCACTTAAAGCTTCAATGAGACGGTTATGGAATTTGTCTTTAACTTCTTTGGAATCAGGGACATTGTCCTCACTGttgaggaaaaaaaattattttagtttGCATATTAGTGATATAATGGTGCAATCTGAGAGCAGTAAGCATGTAGTTCCACTGTGAAGAGTAACTACGAATAGCATCATAGGCTTCCCGCTTTATTGTGCTTCTGTGATCCCCCAGCTTACAAGTTAAAAAGCAATTCTTATAATTGACTGCTCTGCAAATTCATCCTAGGATCTGAAAGCTTCCTGGATCATGTAATGTCAGTACAAAGTTCTCCTGCAGAGCTTCGTTATCATTTCTGTTGATGATATAAGAACCAGAACAAAATTCAGCTTCCTAACTCTTTGCCTGACAGAGCCAGCATCTGACTTTCTAAATATGTGGCTAGATCGGCTTTTCCAAACATCTGAGAATGGTGTATGCGAAGCCTGGTATAATTGCGTTAAAGAGGGGTAGGGTTTATTGATTCACACATGGAGAGGGGAGAAGAGTTCTTTGTTAATAGTTTGGTTGTatgatttgtttacatttgtttgtAACTAGGATAAGAGGATTGGTGCAATTGTTTGTACAAGTCAAAATAAAATAAGTCCATTCTCTTTCAACACCTGACAACGTATGTACCCACATACAGCCCCATGAGGACTTGGAAGACCCCAGTTCAATTCCCGGCTTCGCCACAGACAACCTGCGTGACTCTGGGCAAATcattagcctctctgtgcttcagttcccatctgtacaatggggataagagcCCTGTGCTACTTCACAGGGGGGCTGAGCGGATACATATATTCAAGACTGTGAAGCCTTTGAGATGCACTGATGAAAAGCGCTACGtaagaggtaggtattattaccaccattacATTTATATCAGACAATTCAGGGTGTGTCAATCAGCACAAAGTCTTACC from Chrysemys picta bellii isolate R12L10 chromosome 6, ASM1138683v2, whole genome shotgun sequence harbors:
- the TMEM175 gene encoding endosomal/lysosomal proton channel TMEM175 isoform X3; its protein translation is MMLITFLPYTFSLMASFPGVPFGIFLFSTCAVVIGLVQAVIVAYGFYHPYLLNHQIQVSENQVFYKHHILQIILRGPVLCFLAAIFSFFFIPMSYVLLGLVIFLPHITRLIIWCKNKTVGPKEDEESHRLEAFTFYLNEPLSKERVEAFSDGVYAIVATLLILDICEDNVPDSKEVKDKFHNRLIEALSEYGPNFLAYFASFVTTGLLWFVHHSLFLYITKTTRFMGLLNTFSLAFIGGLPLAYQLTSEFAEKSHNEIEAIQVSCVITFFASIFQFAIWITALFHERETLHPLARYGGKEHAFMFAKLALYPCVSLGAFFLTCLLSKFSTAIFHIMQIVVPFAFLALRILVRISLAIMKSMLSLSRRKNVVLDEEETCLSPAETLS